A stretch of DNA from Gemmatimonas sp. UBA7669:
CGGTGACGCGATTGCGCGACCATCTGGAGCTCGTTGCCGCCTCCGCGTGCGTGGGCCTGCTCTTCGGCGTGCTGCTGTTGCATCCGCTAACCATGGTGATCTATTGGTACGAATTCCATCCCGACATTGCGGGAGTGACGGATGTCGCGCAATTCGTGCTGTCGCGAATGCGCGCCGGGTTCCTTCCATCGATGTGGCTCATGACAGGGCTGTTCGCCCTGATGGGGGTGGGCGTGGGTGTCGCCGTCGGGTACTCGCTTCGCGTTGTCTATCGGCGTGCGCGTCAGGTCGATCAGCTGGAAGCAGAGCTCGGGCGGAGCCTCACATCGCTACTCGCGTCGGGCGAGAGTGAGACTCTCGAATTCAAGGCAAGCGCGCGGTGGGACCATAGTGCCGGGCGCGTGAATCGAGTCTTGGAACTCGCGGTGATGCGCTCGGTCGCGGCGCTCATGAATACCCGCGGTGGCAGCGTCCTCATCGGAGTGGACGACGCGGGACATCCGTGCGGAATCGTGTCGGACCTGGCGACACTTCGTCGCAAGAGCCGAGATGGCTTTCAGCAGTACGTGATCGGCTTGGTCGAACAGCACCTCGGGACGGCGGCATGCCGCTTCGTGCACGTATTCTTTCACGCCGTGGGCGCCCACGACGTCTGCCGTGTGCTCGTCGAGCGCGCGCCGTGGCCGGTGTTCCTCACTGATCAGGAGGTCGCCCGGTACTTCATTCGAACTGGCAACAGCTCTCGCGAACTCGATGCGCGCGAAGCGCTGCAACACGTCATCGGCGAATCGAACGCACATGACTGAGCACGCCTTCACGACTGAGCTCCCCACGCCGTTCGGATCGTCCGCCGAATCGGACGAGGCGTGGTTTTGCACGTGGCGTCGACGTGAACTCGCTCGCGTCGACGCCGCTGGTCTAGCGTATCTTGACTACACCGGTGCGAGTCTCTTTGCGGCATCCGTCGTCGCGCAGGATGTGTCGCGTCTGTCGACGACGGTTCTCGGGAATCCCCACTCGCATTCGGCGCCCTCCCTGGCGGCGACCGATGCGATCGCGCGGGCCCGTCAGGCGGTGCTGGAGTTTCTCGGCGCGGACGACGCCGAGTACGCGGTGATCTTCACCGCCAATGCCTCCGCTGCGTGCAAGCTTGTCGGCGAGAGTTTCCCCTTCGGGACCGAAAGTGCGCTGCTCTTGGCCGCCGACAATCATAATTCCGTCGTGGGCATTCGAGAGTTCGCGCGGGC
This window harbors:
- a CDS encoding helix-turn-helix domain-containing protein yields the protein MTRLRDHLELVAASACVGLLFGVLLLHPLTMVIYWYEFHPDIAGVTDVAQFVLSRMRAGFLPSMWLMTGLFALMGVGVGVAVGYSLRVVYRRARQVDQLEAELGRSLTSLLASGESETLEFKASARWDHSAGRVNRVLELAVMRSVAALMNTRGGSVLIGVDDAGHPCGIVSDLATLRRKSRDGFQQYVIGLVEQHLGTAACRFVHVFFHAVGAHDVCRVLVERAPWPVFLTDQEVARYFIRTGNSSRELDAREALQHVIGESNAHD
- a CDS encoding aminotransferase class V-fold PLP-dependent enzyme; protein product: MTEHAFTTELPTPFGSSAESDEAWFCTWRRRELARVDAAGLAYLDYTGASLFAASVVAQDVSRLSTTVLGNPHSHSAPSLAATDAIARARQAVLEFLGADDAEYAVIFTANASAACKLVGESFPFGTESALLLAADNHNSVVGIREFARARGATVKLLPISEELRLTVQPETLPAAAKAPSLLATLKARMASPVQRR